In one window of Oryza sativa Japonica Group chromosome 9, ASM3414082v1 DNA:
- the LOC4347505 gene encoding oleoyl-acyl carrier protein thioesterase 1, chloroplastic: MLRCHTPPQCRLGAGGAGAGVLLRQRSEVAVRCRAQQVSGVEAAAGTPAARAAVEGGERTSLAERLRLGSLLEDGLSYKESFIVRCYEVGINKTATVETIANLLQEVGCNHAQSVGFSTDGFATTTTMRKLGLIWVTNRMHIEIYKYPAWGDVVEIETWCQEDGKIGTRRDWILKDLANGEVIGRATSKWVMMNQNTRRLQRVSDDVRDEVFVHCPKTPRLAFPEENNGSLKKIPVLTDPAQHSRLGLVPRRADLDMNQHVNNVTYIGWVLESIPQDIIDTHELQTITLDYRRECQHDDIVDSLTYIEEGEEKSSNGSAFAAPHPEEQRQFLHCLRFAGNGNEINRGRTVWRKLAR; encoded by the exons ATGCTGCGCTGCCACACGCCGCCGCAATGCCgcctcggcgcgggcggcgcgggcgcgggggtGCTGCTGAGGCAGCGGAGCGAGGTGGCGGTGCGGTGCCGCGCGCAGCAGGTGTCCggggtcgaggcggcggcggggacaccggcggcgcgggcggcggtggagggtgGGGAGAGGACGAGCCTGGCGGAGCGGCTGCGGCTGGGGAGCCTGCTGGAGGACGGGCTGTCGTACAAGGAGAGCTTCATCGTGCGGTGCTACGAGGTGGGCATCAACAAGACGGCCACCGTCGAGACCATCGCCAACCTCCTCCAG GAGGTAGGGTGTAACCATGCACAAAGTGTTGGGTTCTCCACTGATGGTTTTGCCACAACTACCACAATGAGAAAACTTGGTCTAATTTGGGTGACCAACCGAATGCACATTGAGATCTACAAGTACCCAGCATG GGGTGATGTTGTGGAGATTGAAACTTGGTGCCAAGAAGATGGAAAGATCGGTACTCGTCGTGATTGGATCCTTAAGGATCTGGCTAATGGTGAAGTTATCGGCAGAGCTACCAG CAAGTGGGTCATGATGAACCAAAATACACGCAGACTTCAAAGAGTGAGTGATGACGTGAGGGATGAGGTTTTTGTACACTGTCCAAAGACTCCAAG ATTAGCATTCCCCGAGGAAAATAATGGCAGTTTGAAAAAGATTCCAGTTCTTACTGATCCTGCACAGCACTCAAGACTAGGCCTAGTG CCAAGAAGAGCTGATCTGGACATGAACCAACATGTCAATAATGTCACTTACATTGGTTGGGTACTTGAA AGTATACCTCAAGATATTATTGATACACATGAGTTACAAACAATCACTCTTGACTACAGAAGAGAGTGCCAACATGATGACATAGTAGATTCACTTACTTATatcgaggaaggagaggagaagagttcCAATGGATCCGCATTTGCTGCACCGCACCCAGAAGAGCAGCGACAGTTCTTGCACTGCTTAAGATTTGCTGGGAACGGGAACGAGATCAACCGTGGGCGCACCGTGTGGAGGAAGCTAGCTAGATGA
- the LOC4347508 gene encoding ribulose-phosphate 3-epimerase, cytoplasmic isoform → MAAAAAAKIAPSMLSSDFANLAAEADRMVRLGADWLHMDIMDGHFVPNLTIGAPVIQSLRKHTKAYLDCHLMVTNPSDYVEPLAKAGASGFTFHIEVSRDNWQELIQSIKAKGMRPGVSLRPGTPVEEVFPLVEAENPVELVLVMTVEPGFGGQKFMPEMMEKVRALRKKYPSLDIEVDGGLGPSTIDVAASAGANCIVAGSSIFGAAEPGEVISALRKSVEGSQNKS, encoded by the exons atggcggcggcggcggcggcgaagatagCGCCGTCGATGCTCTCGTCGGACTTCGCCAACCTCGCCGCGGAGGCCGACCGCATGGTCCGCCTCGGCGCCGACTGGCTCCACATGGACATCATG GACGG GCACTTTGTTCCTAATCTTACTATTGGAGCTCCAGTGATTCAGAGCTTGAGGAAGCACACCAA GGCATATTTGGACTGCCATCTTATGGTGACCAATCCTTCGGATTATGTAGAACCATTAGCAAAAGCTGGTGCCTCAGGTTTCACATTCCATATAGAAGTATCCAGAG ACAATTGGCAAGAACTCATCCAAAGTATCAAAGCAAAGGGTATGCGACCGGGTGTATCATTGAGGCCAGGCACTCCTGTGGAGGAAGTTTTTCCCCTG GTGGAGGCAGAAAATCCTGTTGAATTGGTTCTTGTTATGACAGTTGAACCTGGCTTTGGTGGTCAGAAGTTTATGCCAGAAATGATGGAAAAG GTGCGTGCCCTGAGAAAGAAGTACCCATCCCTTGACATCGAG gTTGATGGTGGTCTGGGTCCTTCCACCATTGATGTGGCTGCATCTGCTGGGGCTAACTGCATTGTCGCTGGAAGCTCAATATTTGGAGCAGCTGAACCAGGAGAGGTCATATCGGCACTAAGGAAGAGCGTTGAAGGATCTCAGAACAAAAGCTGA
- the LOC4347506 gene encoding probable auxin efflux carrier component 5b, with product MIGWGDVYKVVAAMAPLYFALGLGYGSVRWWRLFTADQCDAVNRLVACFAVPFFAFDFAARIDPFALSYRVLAADALSKLAVALALAACAAAASTRCCGSGGGKRGGGGGFSWCITGFSLATLNNTLVVGVPLLDAMYGKWARDLIVQISVVQTIVYFPLLLLAFEVRRATTAAAAPPPPPTGTDDDDVEDGAAAAATAAAARRSLWPLVRAVWLKVARNPNVYAGVLGVAWACVTNRWHVETPSIIEGSVLIMSKTGVGLSMFSMGLFMALQDKIIVCGAGLTVLGMALRFVAGPAATAVGAFALGLRGDLLRLAIIQAALPQSITTFVFAKEYGLHAEILSTAVIFGTLASLPVLIVYYIVLGFIR from the exons ATGATCGGGTGGGGCGACGTGTACAAGGtagtggcggccatggcgccgctCTACTTCGCGCTGGGCCTCGGCTACGGCTCCGTGCGGTGGTGGCGCCTCTTCACCGCCGACCAGTGCGACGCCGTGAACCGCCTCGTCGCCTGCTTCGCCGTCCCCTTCTTCGCCTTCGACTTCGCCGCCCGCATCGACCCCTTCGCCCTCAGCTaccgcgtcctcgccgccgacgcgctctccaagctcgccgtcgcgctcgccctcgccgcctgcgccgccgccgcctccacccgctGCTGCGGCTCCGGCGGAggcaagcgcggcggcggcggcgggttctcGTGGTGCATCACTGGGTTCTCGCTGGCGACGCTGAACAACAcgctcgtcgtcggcgtgcCGCTGCTGGACGCCATGTACGGGAAGTGGGCGCGCGACCTCATCGTGCAGATCTCCGTGGTGCAGACCATCGTCTACttcccgctgctgctgctcgcgtTCGAGGTGAGGCgcgccaccacggcggcggcggcgccgccgccgccgccgacggggaccgacgacgacgacgtggaggacggcgccgccgcggcggcgacggcggcggcggcgaggcggtcgcTGTGGCCGCTGGTGAGAGCGGTGTGGCTCAAGGTGGCGCGCAACCCGAACGTCTACGCGGGCGTTCTTGGCGTCGCGTGGGCGTGCGTCACAAACAG GTGGCATGTCGAAACGCCAAGCATCATAGAGGGGTCAGTGCTGATCATGTCCAAGACCGGGGTTGGACTCTCCATGTTTAGCATGG GTTTGTTCATGGCGTTGCAGGACAAGATCATCGTCTGCGGCGCCGGCCTGACCGTGCTGGGCATGGCGCTGCGGTTTGTCGCcggcccggccgccaccgccgtcggcgCCTTCGCCCTCGGCCTCCGCGGCGACCTCCTGCGTCTTGCCATCATACAG GCTGCGCTTCCTCAATCCATCACGACGTTCGTGTTCGCAAAGGAGTACGGCCTGCACGCCGAAATACTCAGCACAGC GGTTATATTCGGGACACTGGCGTCATTACCGGTGTTGATCGTGTACTACATTGTTCTAGGCTTCATACGATGA
- the LOC4347508 gene encoding ribulose-phosphate 3-epimerase, cytoplasmic isoform isoform X1 — protein sequence MAAAAAAKIAPSMLSSDFANLAAEADRMVRLGADWLHMDIMVTHFVPNLTIGAPVIQSLRKHTKAYLDCHLMVTNPSDYVEPLAKAGASGFTFHIEVSRDNWQELIQSIKAKGMRPGVSLRPGTPVEEVFPLVEAENPVELVLVMTVEPGFGGQKFMPEMMEKVRALRKKYPSLDIEVDGGLGPSTIDVAASAGANCIVAGSSIFGAAEPGEVISALRKSVEGSQNKS from the exons atggcggcggcggcggcggcgaagatagCGCCGTCGATGCTCTCGTCGGACTTCGCCAACCTCGCCGCGGAGGCCGACCGCATGGTCCGCCTCGGCGCCGACTGGCTCCACATGGACATCATGGTAAC GCACTTTGTTCCTAATCTTACTATTGGAGCTCCAGTGATTCAGAGCTTGAGGAAGCACACCAA GGCATATTTGGACTGCCATCTTATGGTGACCAATCCTTCGGATTATGTAGAACCATTAGCAAAAGCTGGTGCCTCAGGTTTCACATTCCATATAGAAGTATCCAGAG ACAATTGGCAAGAACTCATCCAAAGTATCAAAGCAAAGGGTATGCGACCGGGTGTATCATTGAGGCCAGGCACTCCTGTGGAGGAAGTTTTTCCCCTG GTGGAGGCAGAAAATCCTGTTGAATTGGTTCTTGTTATGACAGTTGAACCTGGCTTTGGTGGTCAGAAGTTTATGCCAGAAATGATGGAAAAG GTGCGTGCCCTGAGAAAGAAGTACCCATCCCTTGACATCGAG gTTGATGGTGGTCTGGGTCCTTCCACCATTGATGTGGCTGCATCTGCTGGGGCTAACTGCATTGTCGCTGGAAGCTCAATATTTGGAGCAGCTGAACCAGGAGAGGTCATATCGGCACTAAGGAAGAGCGTTGAAGGATCTCAGAACAAAAGCTGA
- the LOC4347507 gene encoding proteasome subunit beta type-1 → MSRRGDWVYENNGGTCVAIAGADYCVVAADTRLSVGYNILTRDHSKICELADKCALASSGFQGDIKALHKNLAARELLYQHQHNKRMSCPAMAQLLSNTLYYKRFFPYYAFNVLGGLDSEGKGCVFTYDAVGSYERTGYSAQGTGSALIMPVLDNQLKSPSPLLLPARDAVTPLSETEAVDLVKDVFASATERDIYTGDKLEIVVINKAGTKREYIDLRKD, encoded by the exons ATGTCGAGGCGCGGCGACTGGGTCTACGAGAACAACGGCGG GACGTGCGTGGCCATCGCCGGCGCGGACTACTGCGTGGTGGCCGCCGATACCCGCCTTTCCGTCGGATACAACATCCTCACGCGCGACCACTCCAAGATCTGCGAGCT AGCGGACAAATGCGCACTAGCATCTTCCGGCTTCCAAGGTGATATCAAAGCTCTGCACAAGAACTTGGCTGCCAGAGAATTG CTGTACCAGCACCAGCACAATAAAAGGATGAGCTGCCCTGCCATGGCACAACTGCTCTCCAACACTCTGTACTACAAGCGATTCTTCCCATATTATGCTTTCAATGTACTTGGTGGGCTTGATAGTGAAG GGAAAGGATGTGTTTTCACCTATGATGCAGTTGGGTCCTATGAGAGGACTGGCTACAGTGCACAGGGAACAGGATCTGCTTTGATCATGCCAGTGCTGGACAACCAACTAAAATCACCTAGTCCACTATTACTCCCTGCAAGA GATGCCGTCACACCTTTGTCGGAGACAGAGGCGGTCGATTTAGTGAAGGATGTGTTTGCATCGGCAACTGAGAGGGACATCTACACT GGTGATAAGCTGGAGATAGTTGTCATCAACAAAGCTGGGACGAAGCGAGAGTACATCGACCTGAGGAAGGACTAG